A portion of the Girardinichthys multiradiatus isolate DD_20200921_A chromosome 23, DD_fGirMul_XY1, whole genome shotgun sequence genome contains these proteins:
- the sowahab gene encoding ankyrin repeat domain-containing protein SOWAHB translates to MALTQESVLGFLLEHGGKVRNSELVNQFRSLINSGDPAEKQHNRELFKKLVNSVAVVRQIDEVKFVVVRKRYQDFVKEEVCLQAQMEQSFCSLNTSNNARRSSSVSKYYSDDKICAESLQESRPLSAADSTTVKVLNISGDQQCRAGKSGAVFAVIAVRSPEKDSAAGAGDGSLSQMHQHGNPDKPVIRVSSLPSLTSNSLSQQRNLIKEPQCWKSKQTEVNQAPGSPPARAQNRTLRQADDAKYTESVPLEPMAHKWLVKCAAGLWGQIYALLLQDTRLAQRKDFMSGFTALHWAAKDGSWDMIHKLMDVSSKRGTYVNVNSKAHGGYTPLHIAAMHGHAEVIVALVQRYGASVNERDNDGKKALHYLGKGASAEVRALLGGPQQSEEKTEHEEYKEHARGFNTISKLFHPHLGKKHKTCRFAHEW, encoded by the coding sequence ATGGCACTGACCCAGGAATCCGTGTTGGGTTTCCTGCTGGAGCACGGAGGCAAAGTGAGAAACTCTGAGCTGGTGAACCAGTTCAGGAGCCTCATCAACAGCGGCGATCCCGCGGAAAAGCAGCACAATAGAGAGCTGTTCAAGAAGCTGGTGAACAGCGTCGCAGTGGTCAGACAGATCGACGAGGTGAAGTTCGTGGTGGTGAGGAAGAGGTACCAGGACTTTGTGAAGGAGGAGGTCTGCCTACAGGCGCAGATGGAGCAGAGCTTCTGCAGTCTGAACACCAGCAATAATGCACGCCGCTCTTCAAGTGTAAGCAAATACTACAGTGATGATAAAATCTGTGCGGAGAGTTTGCAGGAAAGTAGGCCTTTATCCGCCGCGGATTCAACCACTGTTAAAGTCCTGAATATCTCCGGAGATCAGCAGTGCAGAGCGGGTAAATCTGGCGCTGTGTTCGCTGTCATAGCAGTAAGATCCCCAGAGAAAGACTCTGCAGCAGGTGCAGGGGACGGATCTCTCTCCCAGATGCATCAGCATGGAAACCCGGACAAACCAGTCATTAGAGTTTCCTCACTCCCATCTCTAACTTCTAACTCCTTGTCTCAGCAGAGGAATTTAATAAAAGAGCCCCAGTGTTGGAAATCCAAGCAGACAGAGGTCAACCAGGCCCCAGGCTCTCCCCCGGCGAGGGCCCAAAACAGGACCCTCAGACAGGCTGATGATGCCAAATACACTGAGTCTGTGCCTTTGGAGCCAATGGCCCACAAGTGGCTTGTGAAGTGTGCTGCTGGGCTGTGGGGACAAATATACGCCTTACTGCTGCAGGACACACGCTTAGCACAAAGGAAGGACTTCATGTCAGGTTTCACAGCCTTGCACTGGGCCGCCAAGGATGGCAGCTGGGACATGATACACAAGCTCATGGATGTTTCCAGCAAAAGAGGCACATATGTGAATGTCAACAGCAAAGCACATGGAGGATACACGCCTTTGCACATTGCAGCCATGCATGGACACGCTGAGGTTATAGTTGCTCTCGTGCAGCGATATGGAGCAAGTGTGAATGAAAGAGACAATGATGGCAAGAAGGCGCTTCACTATCTGGGCAAAGGTGCATCGGCTGAGGTCAGGGCCCTGCTGGGTGGACCGCAGCAGAGTGAAGAAAAGACGGAGCATGAGGAATACAAAGAGCATGCAAGAGGATTCAACACCATCAGCAAACTGTTCCACCCTCACTTAGGAAAGAAACATAAGACATGTAGGTTTGCTCATGAGTGGTAA
- the gdf9 gene encoding growth/differentiation factor 9, whose product MMGKQTLVSAAVGCFCAVLFLQLVSCSLPLARPSSALYNLSALTYPYSSILSPLLKALSEHGVSRWSSGLRKKVKPEHRYMKYLTEVYKKSTRMQRDDDGDKVYNTIRLIKPQDECPAQSNNESFTQDLSYSLDQVRRKEQLLKSSLLYSFNLNNQAAVGSVCHLSIKEHEQDNQCQLCAGISRTLNLTASTHKRRRKNWMEVDVTLFLQPVQKRNVHLLVNISCPEKQRAGSNGFRGPSGFVLRSPPLILYLSDTSKVAHQRSLVSSSADLKPSTASNTFQKQVFKSAQRLGHKSRLRRASPKSERGAKSLDIQLPELKSSSEFPTSDCALYDFRVQFSQLKLDHWIVFPPKYNPRYCRGICPRTMGFIYGSPVHTMVQNIIYEKLDSSVPRPSCVPSHYSPLSVMIFEEDGSYTYKEFKDMVATRCTCR is encoded by the exons ATGATGGGAAAACAAACGTTGGTGTCAGCTGCCGTCGGTTGTTTCTGTGCTGTTCTGTTCCTGCAGCTGGTGTCCTGCAGCCTCCCACTGGCTAGACCCTCCAGTGCGCTGTACAACCTGAGCGCCTTGACCTACCCCTACAGCAGCATCCTCTCCCCGCTGCTCAAAGCCCTGTCAGAGCACGGAGTGTCCAGGTGGAGCTCGGGCCTGAGGAAAAAGGTGAAACCCGAGCACAGGTACATGAAATATCTGACGGAAGTTTACAAGAAGTCAACCAGGATGCAGAGGGACGATGATGGAGATAAAGTCTACAACACTATAAGGCTGATAAAACCACAAGATGAATGCCCTGCACAAAGCAATAATG AAAGTTTTACGCAAGATTTGTCCTACAGCCTTGATCAAGTAAGAAGAAAAGAGCAGCTCCTGAAGTCGTCCTTGCTGTACAGTTTCAACCTCAACAACCAAGCAGCTGTCGGGTCCGTGTGTCACCTGAGCATAAAAGAGCATGAGCAAGACAACCAGTGCCAGCTGTGTGCCGGCATCTCTCGTACCCTGAACCTCACGGCCAGCACACATAAGAGGCGGCGTAAGAACTGGATGGAAGTGGATGTTACCTTGTTTCTTCAACCTGTGCAGAAAAGAAATGTACACCTTCTTGTTAACATCTCCTGTCCTGAGAAGCAAAGAGCTGGGAGCAATGGTTTTAGAGGTCCTTCTGGGTTCGTCCTGAGGTCTCCTCCTCTGATTCTCTATCTCAGTGACACAAGCAAAGTTGCCCACCAGAGGTCACTGGTGAGTTCTAGTGCAGATCTAAAGCCATCCACTGcatcaaacacatttcagaAGCAGGTTTTCAAATCTGCGCAAAGGCTTGGCCATAAGAGCAGATTGAGGAGGGCGTCTCCAAAGAGCGAGCGTGGAGCTAAAAGCCTGGACATACAACTGCCAGAGCTTAAATCCAGCTCTGAATTCCCGACCTCTGACTGTGCCTTGTACGACTTTAGGGTGCAATTCAGTCAGCTCAAACTGGATCACTGGATTGTTTTCCCACCAAAGTACAACCCCAGGTACTGCAGAGGCATCTGCCCAAGAACAATGGGCTTCATCTATGGTTCCCCTGTCCACACCATGGTGCAAAACATCATTTACGAGAAGCTGGACTCCTCTGTGCCCAGACCGTCGTGTGTTCCCTCCCACTACAGCCCCCTCAGCGTCATGATCTTTGAAGAAGATGGCTCCTACACCTACAAGGAGTTTAAGGACATGGTTGCCACCAGGTGTACATGTCGCTGA